One window of the Pyrus communis chromosome 17, drPyrComm1.1, whole genome shotgun sequence genome contains the following:
- the LOC137723334 gene encoding uncharacterized protein, with amino-acid sequence MDDTLDAAFWLPTQILNDDDAPAMELNSKTNKSGGYGFDTDAPKALFPFEFPYGGTFGVSSDFISPVESSETESDEEDYLAGLTRQMARSTLDDEFKYPDSAFAAKKPKGWVASGSPQSTLCAVGSGCGCGHGSSRGSPNAQSPPATWDLLHAAAGEVAKMRINQSRGLLGPPRKPFPVSVPTNHHPDAAYYYHQQSLSHKHLRAAQFKLLRQQQVMKEQNAAVWGAQTRYPPAQTQPQPHLNHQTRARNNTPNILNARPLGLSPSAWPPLQQAQQQQQYNKNGSGFRAVYIGNQNPSAKVERSGTGVFLPRQVGPQFEPRKKQVCSTALLPARVVQALNLNIDDMQQQPQLQRRFNGRLNSDYEVALQLRSKAAATRTATLQQKRNIWPQPAASNEIRLPQEWTY; translated from the exons ATGGACGATACGTTAGACGCTGCGTTTTGGCTCCCGACCCAGATTCTCAACGACGACGACGCACCGGCCATGGAGCTCAACTCAAAGACCAATAAAAGTGGCGGGTATGGGTTTGATACTGATGCTCCGAAAGCTCTGTTCCCGTTTGAGTTTCCTTACGGCGGCACTTTTGGGGTTTCATCGGATTTCATTTCGCCGGTCGAGTCGAGCGAGACTGAGAGCGACGAGGAAGACTACCTCGCTGGGTTGACCCGCCAAATGGCTCGCTCCACTCTCGACGACGAGTTCAAGTACCCCGACTCTGCTTTCGCCGCCAAGAAGCCAAAG GGTTGGGTCGCTTCTGGTTCTCCCCAGTCGACTCTCTGCGCAGTCGGCAGCGGTTGCGGTTGCGGACACGGCTCGAGCCGTGGAAGCCCGAACGCCCAGTCGCCGCCGGCCACCTGGGATCTGCTGCATGCGGCTGCAGGGGAAGTAGCCAAGATGCGCATCAACCAAAGCAGAGGCCTCCTGGGTCCTCCAAGAAAGCCTTTCCCTGTCTCGGTCCCCACCAACCACCACCCAGATGCTGCTTATTACTACCACCAGCAATCGCTTTCTCACAAGCACTTGCGAGCCGCTCAG TTTAAGCTGTTGAGGCAGCAACAGGTGATGAAGGAGCAGAACGCGGCGGTCTGGGGAGCACAAACTCGATATCCTCCGGCGCAGACTCAGCCGCAGCCCCACCTAAACCACCAAACCAGAGCGAGAAACAACACTCCCAACATTCTTAATGCTCGGCCTCTGGGTTTGTCGCCATCTGCATGGCCGCCTCTGCAACAAGCTCAGCAGCAGCAACAGTACAACAAAAACGGGTCCGGATTCAGAGCGGTTTATATCGGAAACCAAAACCCATCTGCGAAAGTTGAGCGTTCCGGCACCGGCGTCTTCTTACCCCGCCAAGTCGGCCCCCAATTCGAACCCCGCAAGAAGCAAG TGTGTTCCACAGCTCTACTCCCAGCTAGAGTTGTGCAGGCTCTGAACTTGAACATTGACGACATGCAGCAACAGCCCCAGCTTCAGCGTCGTTTTAATGGCAGATTGAACTCTGATTACG AGGTTGCACTTCAGCTTCGGAGTAAGGCCGCTGCCACCAGAACCGCCACTTTGCAGCAGAAGCGCAATATTTGGCCGCAGCCGGCAGCGAGCAACGAGATTAGGCTCCCCCAGGAGTGGACTTACTAg